AGGCGCTCCAGATCGAGGCCCGCACGGCCATCGCGCTGGTGGTGACCAAGCCGCGGCTGCGCGACGTGGCCGACGAGCACGCCGAGCTGCTCCAGGCGCTCGAATCGGACGACGTCGAGGCCGCGTGCCTGCACACCCGGGCACACCAGTGGGCCTACGCCGACCTGCCGCACGACATGCACGGCACCGCCCGCACGGTCCGCTTCCCGGGTGCGGTGGCTTGACAGGCAAGTGGCTGCTTGCATAACGTTGCGTCGTGGGTGACGTCTTCAAGGCTCTGGCCGATCCCACCCGCCGCGCCATCCTCGACGAGCTCACCGACCGTGACGGCCAGACGCTCTTCGAGATCTGCGCGCGCCTGGCCGGCAAACACGGGTTGGGCTCGTCGCGGCAGGCGATCTCGCAGCACCTCGACGTTCTCGAGGCCGCGGGCCTGGTCGAGACCAGGCGCGAGGGCCGCTTCAAGTTCCACTTCATCGACACCGCGCCGCTCGCCCCGATCGTGGAGCGGTGGCTCAAGCGGAAGGAGTGATCGGCATGCGGATCAACCTGGCCAGCGTGCTGGTTGACGACCAGACCAAGGCGCTGCGCTTCTACACCGAGGTGCTCGGCTTCAAGGAGAAGACCAACGTCTCCATGGGCGAGCACAGCTGGATCACCGTCGTGTCGCCCGAGGATCCGGACGGCACCGAACTCGTCCTCGAACCCGACGAGCATCCCGCGGTCAAACCGTTCAAGAGCGCGCTGGTCGCCGACGGCATCCCGTTCACCTCCTTCGCCGTCGTCGACGTGCACGCGGAATACGAGCGGCTGCGCGGGCTCGGCGTGCACTTCACCCAGGAGCCGGCCGAAATGGGCCCGGTGACCACGGCGGTGCTCGACGACACCTGCGGCAACCTCATCCAGATCGCGCATCTGAACGCCTGATCGCTGCGCGGGTGAGGCGGCACCCGTTGACCGGCGCCGTCGGGCAGCATGGCGCCTATGGAGGGACTGCTGCTCGTCGTCGTGCTCGGTGCGACCGTTCTGGTGGGCACCACGATCGGCCAGCGCTACAGCGTCGCGCCGCCGGTGCTGCTCATCACGTTCGGCGTGCTGTTGGCGTTGATTCCCGGGCTGTCGCACGTCCAACTGCCGTCCGATGTGGTGTTGTTGCTCTTCCTCCCGGCGATCCTTTACTGGGAGAGCCTCAACACCAGCCTGCGCGAGATCCGATCCAACCTGCGCGTGATCATCCTGTCGGCGGTCGTGCTGGTCATCGTCACGATGGTGTCGGTCTCCTACACGCTCCAGGCGGTCGGCGTGGCCGCGTCGGCGGCCTGGATCCTCGGCGCGGTCCTGGCGCCCACCGACGCCGCCGCCGTGGCCGGCCTGGCCAAGCGGATGCCGCGGCGCACGCTGACCACGCTGCGCGCCGAAAGCCTGATCAACGACGGCACCGCGCTCGTCCTCTTCGCGGTGGCCGTCGGCGCGCTGGTCGACAACCACGTGCCCGGCCCGGCCCTGCTGGTCGGCGAGCTCATCTACTCGTCGGCCGCCGCGGTCGTGGTCGGGCTCGTCGTCGGCTACGGCGTCGTGCTGGTCCGCCGCTACCTCGACGACCCGCAGCGCGAGGGCGGCCTGAGCATCCTCACCCCGTTCGTCGCCTTCCTGGTCGCCGAGGTCATCCACACCAGCGGGGTGGTGGCGGTCGTGGTCTCCGGCCTCGTGCTGTCCTGGGCCGGCCCGCGGGTCATCCGGGCGCGGTCGCGGCTGGAGGCCTACTCGTTCTGGGACCTGGGCACGTTCATGCTCAACGGCAGCCTGTTCGTGCTGGTCGGCCTCCAGATACCCAATGCCATCCGCGGCATCGAGAGCCGATCGACCGGCAGTGCCATCGCGCTCGCCCTGCTCACGGCCGGTGCCGTGATCTTCGTCCGGCTGGCGTGGTCACACGTGGCGGCGTTCGTCATCCGGCTCGTCGACCGGCGACCGGTGCAACGCACCCGCCGGGTGAACTGGAAGATCCGCACGGCCAGCGGCTGGGCCGGCTTCCGCGGCGCGGTCTCGCTGGCGGCCGCGCTGGCCGTGCCCCGCACCTTGGACGACGGCTCGGTCTACACGGATCGCGACCTGATCGTCTTCTGCACGTCGGTGGTCATCGTGGTGACCGTGCTCGTCCAGGGCCTGACGCTGCCGATGGTGGTCAAGTGGGCCGGCCTGACCGGTGACCAGGCGCGGGAGGAGGAGACCCGGCACGCGCGGACCCGCGCGACGGAGACGGCGCTGTCCGCGTTGCCGGAGATCGCGGCCCGCTTCGGGGCGCCCGAGGAGGTGGTCGGCCGGATCCGCGACGAATACCAGGGTCACCTCGACCAGTTGCGCTCCGAGGGCGCCGAGCACGGGGTGGCGGCCTGGCAGGACCAGGTCGAGCGGCGGGTGCGCCTGGAGGTGCTGGACCGCAAGCGCCGGGCCGTGACGGCGATGCGCGACGACCGGGAGATCGACGACATTGTCCTCCGCGACCTCCAAGCGTCGATGGACATCGAAGAGGTCCGGCTGTTGGGACCCGCGCCCACGGATTAGCGGAATAATCTTGGGCTCAGCGACTTGTAACGGTTTGGAGCACGTTTCACTCGTCACGGAAGAAGGCGTCATGGCGGACAAGCCCGTTCTTCAGCCCGGGCCCAACCACCCGATCACGATCACGTCGAACCACAACCGGGTCGTCGTGACCGTCGCCGGGAAGGTGGTCGCGGACACCCGCAACGCGCTGACCCTGCAGGAAGCGTCCTACCCACCGGTGCAATACGTGCCGCTGAGCGACGTCGACACGGCGGCCCTGGAGCGCACCGACACGGAGAGCTACTGCCCCTACAAGGGCGACGCGAGCTACTACTCCATCCCGGTCGGCGGCGACAGCGCCGTCGACGCGGTCTGGGAATACCGCCAGCCCTACGCCCCGGTCGCGGAGATCAAGGGCCACGTCGCGTTCTACCCGGACCGGGTCGACAGCATCGACATCGAAGCCGACGGCGACCCCTCCTGAGCGGGCGGCCGGCGATCCTGAGGGGTCGCCGGCCCATTGACTCTCTCGGCTACGGCTTCTTCGGGTCGAGGCCGAATCCGTTGCACTGGCGACCGCCATTGATGCAATAGGTCACCAGGTAGGCCTGGCGGGCCGGATCCCAGCCGTTCATGAAGTCGTAGTGGAACGTGAAACTGCCACCCGACGAATAGGCGAGCCCGCTGGTGTCACCGTTGCGCAACGGGTAGGGCAGCTTGATCTCGAGCATCGGCAGCGGCACCGGGTGGTCGGCCGGGCAGACACCGCGGACCGGCCACGCCATGTGCGACTTGTGGTCGGCGGTGTCCAGGTGCACGCCGTCCCAGCAACTCGGTGCGGTGAGCCGCACCTGGAGGCTCGACCCGGCCGGACACGACGGTGGGATGTCGCTGCCCTTGTAGCCCGTGCATTGCCAGTTGCCCGTGAAATGAGCGACGTCCGGGGCCCGGGCGTCGCCGACGAGCAGCTTGAAGCCGGGTGGGAACGGCTTGACCGTGCGATAGTCCGTCACGTCTGACTTGTAGTAGACGGTCGGCTTGTCCGGCTGTATCGGCACGCCGCGCTGGAGCAGGGTCGGGAACCAATAGCCGGAGGCGTCCAGCGTGTCCTCGCACGACGTGGTGCCACCGACCAGCGACTGCGGTGTCGAGGCCGCGTTCACCGTGGGGTTGCCGACGAACGAATGGTTGTGCGAGGCCCCCGGCAGGCCGGGGAAGACGATCGGGTCGTCGTTGAGCGTGTGGTTGACCGCGCAGTTGGCGTGCATCTCGTGGTAGGGCGTCCGGGGCGGATCGTCGGCCGCGGCGGCCGGCCCCGAGACCGCCACACCGCCGGCGAGTGCCAGCAGCACCCCGGCGATTCCGGACACGGTGGATCGCAGTCTCATGTCGGCTCCTTGGTGGGTCGGATCGAACGATGACGATGGATGGTTGGCGAAGCTAGCAGCGGCGCAAAGGGACCGGCAATCGTTTGCCAACGCGTTGCCAGCGCATTACGAGATCTAAAGTGGACCCACTAGATCCATTTGGCAACATTGATGGCAAGCGATTGTGGCGTGCAGCCGGGCCGCCATACTGTCCTTTCACTTGCCGGTCCCGATTCGCATTCGGGGCCGAATACTCAATGCCGCTATCGGCGCTGCACCGCCCCGAAACGCAGCGCGGCGATGGCGCACGCCTCCATCCCCCCAAGGAGTTGCGATGCAACCCTCATTCGACAGGACCGGCGCGCACCGCCGACGGCGCCCGATCCTCGTCGTGGCGGCCGTCGCCGCCGCCCTGGTCGCCTGGGCGCTGGTCGTCGTCATGCACCCGACCAGCGCCGCCGCGGCGTGTGGCACCACCAACGTCGCCCTCAACCGGCCGGCGACCGCGTCGTCGGTCGAGGCCAGCCGGCTGTCGCCGGACAAGGCCGTCGACGGCAACGCCAGCAGCCGCTGGGCGAGCGCCCAGGGCCTGGATCCACAGTGGATCCAGGTCGATCTGGGCAGCGCCATGGACCTCTGCCAGGTGGTCATCGCGTGGCAGAACTCCTACGCGAAGTCCTTCAGCATCGACGTCTCGGCCGACGGGCAGACCGGCTGGCGGTCGCTCTACTCGACCACGACCGGCACCGGTGGCACGCAGACGATCGCGCTCAGCGGCACCGGCCGGTTCATCCGCATGCTCGGCACCGTGCGTGCGACGGGCTACGGCTATTCGCTCTTCGAGTTCGGCGTCTACGCCGGGCCGAGCGGCGAGCCGTCGCCGACCGTCACACCGACCGGTGGCACCCTGCCCGGTGGCGGCGACCTCGGTGCCAACGTCATCGTCTTCGACCCGAGCCAGTCGTCGTCGACCATCCAATCCAAACTGGACCAGATCTTCGCCCAGCAGGAGAAGAACCAGTTCGGCACCGAGCGCTACCAGTTCCTGTTCAAGCCCGGTTCCTACAGCGGCCTCAACGCCCAGCTCGGCTTCTACACGTCGATCAACGGCCTCGGCCAGAACCCGCAGGACGTGCAGATCCACGGCGACATCACCGTCGACGCCGGCTGGATGCAGGGCAACGCCACCCAGAACTTCTGGCGTTCGGCCGAAAACCTCTCCGTCTATCCAGTGTCCGGTGTGGACCGTTGGGCGGTCGCGCAGGCCGCGCCGTTCCGCCGGATCGACGTGCACGGCGGCATGACGCTCGCGTCACCGAACTGTGGCTGGGCCTCCGGCGGCTACATCGCCGACAGCCGGGTC
This genomic interval from Asanoa ferruginea contains the following:
- a CDS encoding DUF427 domain-containing protein — encoded protein: MADKPVLQPGPNHPITITSNHNRVVVTVAGKVVADTRNALTLQEASYPPVQYVPLSDVDTAALERTDTESYCPYKGDASYYSIPVGGDSAVDAVWEYRQPYAPVAEIKGHVAFYPDRVDSIDIEADGDPS
- a CDS encoding Na+/H+ antiporter, whose translation is MEGLLLVVVLGATVLVGTTIGQRYSVAPPVLLITFGVLLALIPGLSHVQLPSDVVLLLFLPAILYWESLNTSLREIRSNLRVIILSAVVLVIVTMVSVSYTLQAVGVAASAAWILGAVLAPTDAAAVAGLAKRMPRRTLTTLRAESLINDGTALVLFAVAVGALVDNHVPGPALLVGELIYSSAAAVVVGLVVGYGVVLVRRYLDDPQREGGLSILTPFVAFLVAEVIHTSGVVAVVVSGLVLSWAGPRVIRARSRLEAYSFWDLGTFMLNGSLFVLVGLQIPNAIRGIESRSTGSAIALALLTAGAVIFVRLAWSHVAAFVIRLVDRRPVQRTRRVNWKIRTASGWAGFRGAVSLAAALAVPRTLDDGSVYTDRDLIVFCTSVVIVVTVLVQGLTLPMVVKWAGLTGDQAREEETRHARTRATETALSALPEIAARFGAPEEVVGRIRDEYQGHLDQLRSEGAEHGVAAWQDQVERRVRLEVLDRKRRAVTAMRDDREIDDIVLRDLQASMDIEEVRLLGPAPTD
- a CDS encoding ArsR/SmtB family transcription factor yields the protein MGDVFKALADPTRRAILDELTDRDGQTLFEICARLAGKHGLGSSRQAISQHLDVLEAAGLVETRREGRFKFHFIDTAPLAPIVERWLKRKE
- a CDS encoding DUF1996 domain-containing protein is translated as MRLRSTVSGIAGVLLALAGGVAVSGPAAAADDPPRTPYHEMHANCAVNHTLNDDPIVFPGLPGASHNHSFVGNPTVNAASTPQSLVGGTTSCEDTLDASGYWFPTLLQRGVPIQPDKPTVYYKSDVTDYRTVKPFPPGFKLLVGDARAPDVAHFTGNWQCTGYKGSDIPPSCPAGSSLQVRLTAPSCWDGVHLDTADHKSHMAWPVRGVCPADHPVPLPMLEIKLPYPLRNGDTSGLAYSSGGSFTFHYDFMNGWDPARQAYLVTYCINGGRQCNGFGLDPKKP
- a CDS encoding VOC family protein — protein: MRINLASVLVDDQTKALRFYTEVLGFKEKTNVSMGEHSWITVVSPEDPDGTELVLEPDEHPAVKPFKSALVADGIPFTSFAVVDVHAEYERLRGLGVHFTQEPAEMGPVTTAVLDDTCGNLIQIAHLNA